One genomic segment of Vicingaceae bacterium includes these proteins:
- a CDS encoding peptidase M23, whose product MNLYAKYTLLGFFCLFMTMLHGQDRKTLEHKRKQLQLEIQKTNELLANTEKQKLNTLSRVELLHQKITQRQVLINTIKKETELINGRIFRLKKEIEEKEKELEQLKDEYARLIRRSYLHQNSASVLMYIFMAEDFNQAYLRLKYIRQYNDYRRKQAENIVKTKTELNEKIAQLEDLKKQRENLLVQNELEKQLIEKEKIEQEQLVQKLKSEEENLRQQLKKKQKDAEELNKKIEEIIRKEIEEARRKAAEKNKTSKTGEFPMTPEAQKLSNSFTANKGKLPWPVDKGVITGKFGQYEHPVIKGVIVNNNGIDIKTEKEAYGKAIFDGEVSSVVIIPGAGKAVMIRHGEYLTVYSYFSEVFVKKGDKVKTRQNIGILVPGDDDASSTMHLEIWKQTVKLNPEYWLAR is encoded by the coding sequence ATGAACCTATACGCTAAATATACACTTCTTGGATTTTTTTGTTTGTTCATGACTATGCTCCATGGTCAAGACCGCAAAACATTGGAGCATAAACGTAAACAACTTCAGTTGGAAATACAAAAAACAAATGAATTGTTGGCTAATACCGAAAAACAAAAACTTAACACTTTGTCGCGTGTTGAATTATTGCATCAAAAAATAACACAACGTCAGGTTTTGATCAATACCATCAAAAAAGAAACAGAGCTCATCAATGGCCGGATTTTCCGTCTAAAAAAAGAGATTGAAGAAAAAGAAAAAGAATTGGAACAACTAAAAGATGAGTATGCCCGTCTGATCAGAAGGTCTTACCTGCATCAAAATTCGGCAAGTGTTCTTATGTATATTTTCATGGCAGAAGATTTCAATCAAGCTTATTTGCGATTGAAATATATACGGCAATATAATGACTACCGCAGAAAACAAGCAGAAAACATTGTAAAAACAAAAACAGAACTCAATGAAAAAATAGCACAATTGGAAGATTTAAAAAAACAAAGAGAGAATCTTTTGGTACAAAATGAATTGGAAAAGCAATTGATAGAAAAAGAAAAAATTGAGCAAGAGCAACTGGTGCAAAAATTGAAATCCGAAGAAGAAAACCTGCGTCAACAATTAAAGAAAAAGCAAAAAGATGCTGAAGAGTTAAACAAAAAAATAGAAGAAATTATCAGAAAGGAAATAGAAGAAGCCAGAAGAAAAGCTGCCGAAAAAAATAAAACATCAAAAACCGGCGAATTTCCTATGACCCCCGAAGCGCAAAAATTATCCAACAGCTTTACTGCCAATAAAGGAAAACTCCCCTGGCCTGTGGATAAAGGAGTAATCACCGGAAAATTCGGACAATATGAACATCCTGTGATTAAAGGTGTGATCGTGAACAACAACGGTATTGATATCAAAACCGAAAAAGAGGCCTATGGAAAAGCGATTTTTGACGGAGAAGTTTCGTCCGTGGTCATCATTCCCGGTGCAGGAAAGGCCGTAATGATAAGACACGGAGAATACCTTACGGTTTATTCGTATTTTTCTGAAGTTTTTGTTAAAAAGGGCGATAAGGTAAAAACCCGTCAAAACATTGGAATATTGGTTCCGGGTGATGATGATGCCAGCTCAACCATGCATCTGGAAATTTGGAAACAAACAGTGAAACTTAATCCCGAATATTGGTTGGCACGATGA
- a CDS encoding nucleotidyltransferase: MRIIIPMAGMGKRMRPQTLTLPKPLFPVAGKPIVQRLVEDLAGQFDDTIDEIAYIIGDFGSEVEQMLHQIASRVGAKKSTIYYQEEPLGTAHAILCAGDSLEGEVIVAFADTLFEANFSLDKTADGVIWVKQIDDPSSFGVVKLDENGYIVDFIEKPVTFVSDLAIIGIYFFRDASILKNELQYLIDNDIKEKGEYQLTNALENMKNKGMKFLPGKVLQWMDCGNKQVTIETNAKVLELKKDKESLIDQNAVITNSKIIEPCYIGPGVELIDSEIGPYVSLGKFVKVSNSKVYNSIIRDNTEVIDTHLQNSILGENVKINSAGRLCEVNLGDYSEWKTLKNGH; encoded by the coding sequence ATGAGAATAATCATACCAATGGCCGGGATGGGCAAAAGAATGAGACCGCAAACATTGACATTGCCCAAACCTTTGTTTCCTGTGGCGGGTAAACCGATAGTGCAAAGATTGGTCGAAGATTTGGCAGGACAATTTGATGATACAATTGACGAAATTGCTTATATCATTGGAGATTTTGGCAGTGAAGTGGAGCAAATGCTACATCAAATAGCTTCAAGAGTGGGAGCCAAAAAGTCAACTATCTATTATCAAGAAGAACCTTTGGGAACGGCACATGCCATACTCTGTGCCGGTGATTCTTTAGAAGGGGAGGTCATTGTGGCTTTTGCCGACACTTTGTTTGAAGCCAATTTTTCTTTGGACAAAACCGCCGATGGCGTAATATGGGTAAAGCAAATAGATGATCCTTCTTCTTTTGGTGTGGTGAAATTGGACGAAAATGGATACATAGTGGATTTTATTGAAAAACCGGTCACTTTTGTTTCTGATTTGGCCATTATCGGTATTTACTTTTTCAGGGATGCGTCGATATTGAAAAATGAATTGCAATATTTGATAGATAACGATATCAAAGAGAAGGGCGAATATCAATTGACCAATGCTTTGGAAAATATGAAAAACAAGGGAATGAAATTTTTGCCCGGAAAGGTTCTGCAGTGGATGGATTGTGGCAACAAGCAAGTGACGATTGAAACCAATGCAAAAGTTTTGGAATTGAAAAAAGATAAAGAATCATTGATTGATCAAAATGCCGTCATTACAAACTCAAAAATCATCGAACCTTGTTATATCGGTCCCGGTGTAGAGTTGATTGATTCTGAAATTGGGCCTTATGTGTCGCTTGGAAAATTTGTAAAAGTATCAAACAGTAAAGTTTACAACTCTATCATTAGGGACAATACCGAAGTGATAGACACTCATCTTCAAAATAGCATTTTGGGTGAAAATGTTAAAATTAATTCGGCGGGACGATTGTGTGAGGTAAATCTAGGCGATTATTCCGAATGGAAAACATTAAAAAACGGGCATTGA